One genomic region from Methanobrevibacter oralis encodes:
- a CDS encoding ATP-binding protein, with translation MADKLIKRDSYVNKLKDYVNSDFVKVYIGIRRSGKTSLMHNIIDELKSMGVKDENIIFFSFESREYAYIDNSQQLDEIVFNKTKNLEGKVYLFFDEIQQVKGWEKSINSFRVSIDSDIYITGSNSKLLSGELATLLTGRYLTINVYPFSFKEFLKYKNEIEGVELTSDSIIKLYGEYFNFGGMPGILSLGSDEFKRLALRDIFNSILFEDVVSRFNINNIDLLQRFTRYMISSTGETFSSKSIKNYLKSNNIYTSQDTLLKYNEYLNHSFFISKCKFFELKGRSEMKILGKYYLTDHGFHHALIENNILKVTKILENIVYVELLRRGYKVNVGRSKDNTEVDFVCEKSGQYKYVQVSYRLTSEETLNREITPLLKIPDKYDSIIITTENHDFSKKGVRHLNIIDFLYGDDL, from the coding sequence ATGGCAGATAAATTAATCAAACGAGATTCTTATGTTAATAAATTAAAGGATTATGTTAACTCAGATTTTGTTAAGGTATATATTGGAATTAGAAGATCAGGAAAAACTAGCTTAATGCATAATATCATTGATGAACTCAAATCAATGGGAGTAAAAGATGAAAATATAATATTCTTTTCTTTCGAATCACGTGAATATGCATACATTGACAATTCACAGCAGTTGGATGAAATAGTTTTTAATAAAACAAAAAACCTTGAAGGAAAAGTATATCTGTTTTTTGATGAAATTCAACAGGTAAAAGGGTGGGAAAAATCTATCAACAGCTTCAGAGTTTCTATTGATTCAGACATATACATCACAGGTTCAAATTCAAAATTGCTGTCTGGTGAGCTGGCAACACTGCTAACAGGAAGATATCTCACGATTAATGTTTACCCGTTTTCATTTAAAGAGTTTTTAAAATACAAAAACGAAATCGAAGGTGTTGAACTAACAAGCGATTCAATTATTAAACTGTATGGTGAATACTTTAACTTCGGAGGTATGCCAGGTATTCTCTCATTAGGCAGTGATGAATTTAAAAGATTAGCTCTGAGAGATATTTTCAACTCAATATTGTTTGAAGATGTAGTTTCCCGATTCAATATAAATAACATTGATTTGCTTCAAAGGTTTACCCGATATATGATTAGCAGCACTGGAGAAACATTTTCATCCAAAAGCATAAAGAACTATTTGAAAAGCAACAACATCTACACCTCCCAAGATACACTACTTAAATATAATGAATACTTAAATCATTCATTTTTCATTTCAAAATGCAAATTCTTTGAATTAAAAGGAAGAAGTGAAATGAAAATACTTGGCAAATACTATTTGACAGATCATGGATTTCATCATGCACTAATCGAAAACAACATATTAAAGGTAACTAAAATCCTAGAAAACATTGTTTATGTGGAATTGCTTCGAAGAGGATATAAAGTAAATGTTGGCAGAAGTAAGGACAATACGGAAGTGGATTTTGTATGTGAAAAATCAGGCCAGTATAAATATGTCCAGGTTTCCTATAGGCTAACAAGTGAAGAAACATTAAATCGTGAAATCACACCATTATTAAAAATACCTGATAAATATGATTCAATAATAATAACAACTGAAAATCATGACTTTTCAAAAAAGGGTGTTAGACATTTAAACATAATAGATTTCCTATATGGAGATGATTTATAA
- a CDS encoding type II toxin-antitoxin system RelE family toxin produces MELEFKHSALKQLKSYKKKNPIAYKIIREQLGEVVKNPEDIRYKKVKRYPKYKRARKGNYRICFKVVDNCIYIGRIENRSKAYN; encoded by the coding sequence ATGGAACTTGAATTTAAGCATTCTGCTTTAAAACAATTGAAAAGTTATAAAAAGAAAAATCCAATAGCATATAAAATAATCCGTGAACAATTAGGTGAAGTAGTAAAAAATCCCGAGGATATTCGTTATAAAAAAGTAAAACGTTATCCTAAGTATAAAAGAGCTAGAAAAGGAAATTATAGGATTTGTTTTAAAGTAGTTGATAATTGCATTTATATTGGACGTATTGAAAATAGGTCCAAAGCATATAATTAA